In the genome of Moorena sp. SIOASIH, the window GCTAAAGTAACTCAGCATTATTCCAATGCTTACCTGTTGTCTTGATGCAATAGCGAGTGGGGGAAACCACGGCAGTCGCTCATGGGGGAGACCACGGCAGTCGCTCATGGGGGAAACCCCCAAGACCGCGCTGCCTCCCCTGTTCCCTTGCTGCCTCCCCTGTTCCCTTGCTGCATCGCTTATTCAAAAGCACCATCTGTAGCACCTCAAGTAGCGTGGCACAGGCTTCTAGCCTGTGAAGCATAACCTGATAGCTGATAGCTGATAGCTGATAGCTGATAGCTGATAGCTGATAGCTGATAGCTGATAGCTGAATACTTACATCTTTTCTGACCATGCTTCTGCCATTTCATTCTGAGTTGAGCTACCATGAGATTGGACAAATTACCTAAATCTCTCCAAATCAGCTATTTTCGGATTATATCCCTTTTGATAACCCTCTTTTGGCCTATAATCTCCTGTTTCATTTCTCTTTTTTAACCAGATATCAATTGTATTTCGGCTAATTTTAAATAAACGACTAGCTTGAGTTTTTCCCATGCCATCGTCGATAGCACTAATCACTTTTTTTCTTAAATCGTAACTGTAAGGAACTGGCATTTGATTAATTGATTAACAATACTTTACTTTATGACTAGTATGTACTAAGCTTTCCTTTGACTGCTATAACTATAGGATTAATAGACAAAGATAACAGGGAATAGTAGTCAAGATATCCGAGGAGTTTTTGGTGTTATGATAAAGCGATGCAGCGCTTTTGCAATTAGGCAAGAATTCCGGCGAAAATTCCCACACTTCCCGCGCCCCCGCCCCACAGTTCCCACACTTCCCACACTTCCAATCTTTTTTACAAATATTAGATGCACCTATTGCTATATAGTATAGATGCACCATTATTGTTAACCCAATTACAACAACGTCACATGGTACCTAAATCTCTCAGAAGTCTATGGGCTTTTCTGCTGAGCGCGGTTTTGATAATTCCTGCCGTGATGCTCTTCCCCGCTCCAAGCCAAGCCATGGTTAACGCTGAAAGCGAGAGCATACAAAATGTAGACAAACCCCAAGTAGCACCAATCAATGCCAATGTTCAACTAATTACTACAGCAGCGGGCAATGGAGCAGACACCTTTATCCGAGGTGGTTCCTACTCTAGTCAGAACAATGGAACAAACGGTAAATTAGTCGTCAAGCTTGATAACACCGTCTCTTATAGCCGCAAAACTTACCTCCGATTTGATCTCAGTGAGCTGAATGATGGTATTGATGATGTGAGCCTGAATTTGAGTACGATAAACCTTCCCAACACCAAAGGATCTATTGAGTTTTATGGCTTGAATGATGGAGTAGAGGAAAATTGGTCTGAAACCAAAACCACTTGGAATAACGCGCCGGGTAATGATACTTACTCTACCAATTTATTTCTCTCAAACCAAACAACTTACTTAGGGAAACTCCCTGCAGCTTCTATAGCGACAGGAGATTCTTTTAGCTTTAACTCACCTGAGTTACTAGATTTCATCAAAGGTGATACTGATGACATAGTGACTATTCTGATTAATCGTGCAGAATATAAAGCCCCAGATGCCTATATCGTTTTTGCGTCTAAAGAAAGCACTGAGTATAGCCCTCCTACACTAATGGCTACTCTGAAACCTGCTGTTCAAAGCAACCCTGAAACTGATACAGCCAATCTTTTTGAGCTTCCCGATTGTGTCAATTCCGATTGTAACTGCTCGGATTTTAAGACTCAGGAAGAGGCACAGGCTGTGTTTAACTACTTTGGGGATGATCGTTTCCGTCTAGATGGGAACAAAGATGGTCTTGCTTGCACAAGTCTGCCCCATGCCAAAGCTCCATAACCTTTAGTCCTCCACGACTTACCAATGTTCTAGATCGCTCTGATAGCACTACGCATTCAGGTGTTTGACATTAATATAAGCAGCAAAAGCTATCGCTGTTAACTTTTGCCTGTTGCCTGTTGCCAATGCCATTGCGCGTAGCGCTATATTGAAACCAATCCCAATTCTCAGCAGGAGGATTGGGTTTCGGCTCACATTCCGTATTTCAAAGTCAGTACCTAGGCACAATTAATGGGGTTGCCGACTTATGCGATCGCACCCAACTGTTTCAGAGTTGCTTTCTGTGCCTCAGTTAATCCTGTCACTCCAATGATATTCATCGCTTCGTAGAGTCTGGGAGCTCTGAGAATTTTCAGACACTTGCCCGTCTTAGTGTCCCAAAGCCTCACCGTTTGGTCTTGAGAGCCACTAGCAATAATTTGACCATCCCCACTAAAGGCAACAGAAGAGATTAGATGGGTATGTCCGGTGCAAGTGTGGCGGCATTCCCCTGTGGAAACATCCCACACCTTGACAGTTTGGTCGTGAGAGCCGCTAGCGATAGTGTTGCCATCGGGACTAAATGCCACGGAAAAGACCCAATTGTTGTGTCCGCGTAATAGTTTAGAGCATTCACCCGTACTCAAATCCCAGAGGCGTACCGTTTGGTCTGTACTACCACTGGCCAGGATATTATCTTGAGGACTGAAAGCGACTGATTTGACCCGATTACCATGTCCCTGTAACGTTTTCAAGCATTCCCCTGTGCTGACATCCCACAGCCTCACCGTTTGGTCTGTATTGCTACTCGCCAACGTTTTACCATCACTACTGAAAGCCACTGACCAGATCTGATTAGTATGTCCGTCCAAAGTGCTGACGCAGTGACCAGTACGCTGATCCCAAAGCCTCACGGTTTGGTCAGCACTGCCACTGGCTAGGGTTTTCCCATCACCACTGAAAGTGACCGAATAGATCCAATCAGTATGTCCGTGCAAAATCTTTAAGCATTTTCCCGTGTTGATATCCCACAGCCTGATGGTTTCGTCTCTACTGCTACTAGCTAAGGTTTGACCGTCACTACTAAAAGCCACTGAACACACGTGAGCAGTATGTCCGTGCAAAATACTAATACAGCGATCGCTATGATAATCCCATAGTCTGACTGTATGGTCGTTACTGCCACTAGCCAAAGTTTTACCATCAGGACTGAAAGCCACTGGAAATACCCAATCAGTATTTCCCTGCCAAGTTTTCAAGCATTGACCAGTGCCCCAATCCCAAAGTCTGACAGTTTGATCTAAACTCACACAGACTAGGGTGTTACCTTGAGGGCTAAACGCCACAGAAAAGATCTGATTAGTATGTCCATGCAAGGTTTTCAGGCAAATACCAGTGTGGTAATCCCATAGCCTTACAGTATGGTCGCCACTACCAGTAGCTAGAGTTTTGCCATCAGTGCTAAAAGCAACTGAGTAGACTCCACTACTATGTCCGGTGTGAGTACTAACACAGCTACCAGTCCTAGCATCCCAGAGTCTGACAGTGTGGTCATTACTGCCACTGGCTAGGGTTTTGCCGTCAGTGCTAAAAGCAACTGAGCGTACTCCACTGGTATGTCCAGTATAAGTTCTAACCCAACTACCAGTGCTAGCATCCCAGAGTCTGACAGTGTGGTCATCACTGCCACTGGCTAGAGTTTTGCCATCAGTACTAAAAGCCACTGATCTCACACAACCGGTATGTCCAGTAAAGGTGTTAAGGCATTGACCCGTGTCACCATCCCAAAGTCTGACAGTGTGGTCGCTACTACCACTAATCAGGGTATTACCTTGAGGATTAAAAGCAACTGAGAACACTTCATCAGTATGTCCAGTAAAAGTTTGCAAGCAGGTGCCATCAGTGACTTGCCATAACTTGACGGTATGGTCAGCACTACCACTGGCTAAGGTTTTACCATCCCGACTAAACGCAACAGAGCGTACCCAATTAGTGTGACCCTCACAGATTACCAGTAGTTTACCAGTTTGCACATGCCATAGGCGAATCTGAAAATCTGTATCACAGATTGCCAACATTTTCCCATCTGGACTAAATGCTGCCGATAACATATTTCCGAGGGTTTCAGTAAACACTGAGCCAGCCAAGTCACAGCCAGCGAAATTGACATTGTGTAATGTCAGTCCCTGTAGGTTGGCTTGCCAAACTGTCAGACCAGAAAAGTCATAGCCGTTTAAATCAATCTGTAATTGACTAAGTAAATTAATAGTATTACCACTGACATATCCCATCTGGAGAGTAGATTTTTTAACCCCAGGAGTCGGGGAGCGCAGCATTGAGATGATTTCTAGGAGATGATTTTCCA includes:
- a CDS encoding NB-ARC domain-containing protein, producing MMNSVRASESGLKLVDQARRQKRWNKTAVAWCTSAFTSRATLSRFWGRQSIRTDTFMAICSAVGVDWEKVVEPDEIEIDQFEIDQMELTALSTTALAGIGHLDWGGAPEPRSFYGRMQELNTLQEWILQDNCCLVALLGMGGIGKTTLAVKLAHLLQDKFEFVMWRSLRNAPPLEEVLADMIQFLSVQQETNLPSSVDGKILRLIQYLQAARCLLVLDNTESILESGSRTGGYREGYAGYGELLRTIGETSHNSCLVMTSREPPQDLTLLEGEALPVRCFPLKGLPEIHGQEIFKEKGHFIGDDTQWMTLIERYAGNPLALKMVACAVRDFFDSNIAEFLDFLKEGSFIFDDIRDLLDRHFQRLTPTEKELMYWLAINREPISLEELQEDFVCYLCATDILEAVGSLQRRSLIEKTLTGFTQQPVVMEYMINRLIEQIPEEIISQNIAIFRTHALVKASAPDYVRDAQVCLILEPIIEKLLSSFGSTKQLENHLLEIISMLRSPTPGVKKSTLQMGYVSGNTINLLSQLQIDLNGYDFSGLTVWQANLQGLTLHNVNFAGCDLAGSVFTETLGNMLSAAFSPDGKMLAICDTDFQIRLWHVQTGKLLVICEGHTNWVRSVAFSRDGKTLASGSADHTVKLWQVTDGTCLQTFTGHTDEVFSVAFNPQGNTLISGSSDHTVRLWDGDTGQCLNTFTGHTGCVRSVAFSTDGKTLASGSDDHTVRLWDASTGSWVRTYTGHTSGVRSVAFSTDGKTLASGSNDHTVRLWDARTGSCVSTHTGHSSGVYSVAFSTDGKTLATGSGDHTVRLWDYHTGICLKTLHGHTNQIFSVAFSPQGNTLVCVSLDQTVRLWDWGTGQCLKTWQGNTDWVFPVAFSPDGKTLASGSNDHTVRLWDYHSDRCISILHGHTAHVCSVAFSSDGQTLASSSRDETIRLWDINTGKCLKILHGHTDWIYSVTFSGDGKTLASGSADQTVRLWDQRTGHCVSTLDGHTNQIWSVAFSSDGKTLASSNTDQTVRLWDVSTGECLKTLQGHGNRVKSVAFSPQDNILASGSTDQTVRLWDLSTGECSKLLRGHNNWVFSVAFSPDGNTIASGSHDQTVKVWDVSTGECRHTCTGHTHLISSVAFSGDGQIIASGSQDQTVRLWDTKTGKCLKILRAPRLYEAMNIIGVTGLTEAQKATLKQLGAIA
- a CDS encoding DNRLRE domain-containing protein; translation: MIIPAVMLFPAPSQAMVNAESESIQNVDKPQVAPINANVQLITTAAGNGADTFIRGGSYSSQNNGTNGKLVVKLDNTVSYSRKTYLRFDLSELNDGIDDVSLNLSTINLPNTKGSIEFYGLNDGVEENWSETKTTWNNAPGNDTYSTNLFLSNQTTYLGKLPAASIATGDSFSFNSPELLDFIKGDTDDIVTILINRAEYKAPDAYIVFASKESTEYSPPTLMATLKPAVQSNPETDTANLFELPDCVNSDCNCSDFKTQEEAQAVFNYFGDDRFRLDGNKDGLACTSLPHAKAP